One Dermacentor silvarum isolate Dsil-2018 chromosome 10, BIME_Dsil_1.4, whole genome shotgun sequence genomic window carries:
- the LOC125940553 gene encoding zinc finger protein 551-like, with protein sequence MGIRTHRRKRCSVCGSTCRRVHAGRPGARDADRTQLASLSLQAEPALASFQTLRFAGEEKAPKSRRHLFHPRRFQRSTSTPYSTEAMQASDFLKMVLVKRELDARASSRPREQLSASQAARHRDIEKAVGYARKRLRKKGYQNWWSWKREQERNGKQPKPQPKPASESHCSVCEKPTPTRSVEVDHAMEHASELSYRCDECGKLFARKLELEWHLRQHTGVCTLPCGLCPAQFLNGRLLSAHHTRHHGLGTSKWHR encoded by the exons ATGGGCATTCGAACGCATCGAAGAAAGCGCTGCAGCGTCTGTGGTTCTACGTGTCGGCGTGTGCATGCAGGCAGACCCGGCGCACGAGACGCCGACAGGACGCAGCTCGCGTCTCTCTCACTTCAAGCCGAACCGGCGCTGGCCAGTTTTCAGACGCTGCGCTTCGCCGGTGAGGAGAAGGCCCCAAAGAGTCGGCGGCATCTTTTTCACCCGCGACGTTTTCAGCGAAGCACGTCGACGCCGTACAGCACAGAAGCGATGCAAGCGAGCGATTTTCTAAAG ATGGTCCTTGTGAAAAGAGAACTAGATGCCAGAGCGTCGTCGCGCCCTCGAGAACAACTGAGTGCGAGCCAGGCCGCACGCCACCGTGACATCGAGAAGGCCGTGGGCTACGCCCGGAAGCGCCTCCGGAAGAAGGGCTACCAGAATTGGTGGTCTTGGAAGC GCGAACAGGAACGCAACGGGAAGCAGCCGAAGCCGCAGCCGAAGCCGGCCAGCGAGAGCCATTGCAGCGTGTGCGAAAAGCCGACGCCAACCAGGAGCGTCGAGGTGGACCACGCCATGGAGCACGCGTCCGAGCTGTCCTACCGATGCGACGAGTGCGGCAAGTTGTTCGCGCGCAAGCTCGAGCTCGAGTGGCACCTGCGGCAGCACACGGGCGTGTGCACGCTGCCGTGCGGCCTGTGCCCCGCGCAGTTCCTGAACGGGCGCCTGCTGAGCGCCCACCACACGAGGCACCACGGGCTGGGGACCTCCAAGTGGCACCGCTAG